The DNA sequence CGGTGTTGGCAGCGACGCGCCCGACCAACGCAACGAGGTCGGCTCAGCCACGCGCGCGTCGCTGTCGGTGGTCGCCAGCGCGGCGGTGAGCTCAGCCGCATCGTTGACGCGCCGCGTGCGGACGCCCGCGTCGCCGGCGGCGTCGCCGAGCAGGGCAGCGACTTCGCCGAAGCCCGGGAGCGGACGTGTGAAGGTCGCCACCGTCAGCGCCGGAAACAGTTGCGCGACATAGCTGCGCACGTCGGCCGCGTAGTGCGCGTGCACCATGGCCGCGGGTACAATCAGCGCCAGTCGGCCGCCGGGTCGCACGAACGACGCCGCGTGGATCACCAGGGCCGCCCACGGTGGGGCAGTGTCGGGCAGTGCAATGCCAGCCTCGGCGGCAACGCGCCGTGCATGTGCGCGGGCGGTAGCGGCAGTCGCGTGCCGGCGGCGCGCAGGCTCAGTGTGTTCAATCGCGCCGAGCACGACCGTGACCGCTGGTGGACCCGAACGATGAAATGGCAACCGCGCCGGCGATTCGACGCGCAGAAAGGCGAGGCGCTGGATCTGTCGCGCCGCGCTGCCGGTCACTTCACGCAGCCGGCGAGTCGCGCGCGCACAGGCTTCGGTATCCGCATCGTAGCCGTGGATCTGATTCAGCGCGGCAGGAGGCGTGCGGCCGAGTTCGATCAACCGCGCCGCGGCGGCGGCGACAAACGCGCCGTCGCCGCAACTGGGATCGAGCACGACGTCATCGGCTGTGCGAATCGCCCACTGCGTGATCGCGGTCACCAACTGCGCAGGGACCACCGGCACGCCAGCGGCCGGTGTTGCGGCCGTCGTCGCGGTGCCAAAATGCTCGCGCAGCAGGAGCGCGCTCTCGGCCGGATGCGTTTGCAGGATCGTTTGCAGATCGGGCGGCAATCGTCCGGCCAGCAGCAGCAACTCATCTTCGCACGACGGATCGAGAGACGCGGCGAGCCGACGAATGAGCGCGTCGTCGGCGGTGATGAGGCCGCGTTCGATGCGGCTGAGTTGGCTCGCCGTGATGCCGGCGGCGGCCGCCACGTCGGCGACCCGCAGGCCGCGGCTCTGGCGCAGGGCACGCACGCGCTCTCCGAGGAGGTGCGTCATGGGGTCATGGGTATCAGGCGGTCGGGGCGATCTCGGGTGCGCGGCGTTCCAACCGTTCGAGCTTGGCGTAGAGCGATTCGACTTCATCTTTGAGCTTGGCAAACTCGCTGAACACGGTCTGCGGATTGGGATGGCGCTGGTAGAACTCGGGATCGTTGATGGTCGCGGTGAGACTGCCGAGCCGCTCTTCCTTCTCGGCGATGAGGCGCTCGATGTCAGCGGCATCGCGCGCACGCTTTTCGATCTCGCGCGCGGCCCGCTTGGCCGCGGCGCGCTCGCCCGCGTCCGCCTGGCGTTCGCCATTGGTTGCCCGCGGCGGTGCCGGTCGCGAGACGATCGCCGGTTGATACGGCGCGGCCGCTTCGAGGGCCTTCTTGGCGAGGTACGCTTCGTAGTTGCCGAGGTAGCGCACGGCGGTGCCGTGGCCGACTTCGAGGACTTCGTCTGGCAGGTGATCGAGGAAGTAGCGATCGTGCGCGACGAAGACGATGGTCCCGGTATAGTCGAGCAGCGCTTGCAGCAACACCTCCTTGGCCGCGAGGTCGAGATGATTGGTCGGCTCGTCGAGCAGCAGGCAATTCATCGGGTGCAACAGCAGAGTCGCCAGCGCCAGGCGGCTGCGCTCGCCGCCGCTGAGGACGCGCGTGCGCTTGTACACGCTGTCGCCGCTGAACAGAAAGGCGCCAAGCAGCGTGCGCACCTGCGGCACCAAGGCGACCGGCGCGGCTTCGGTGACCACATCGAGTACGGTCTTGTCGGGATCGAGGTTGGCGCCGCGATCCTGTGCGAAATAGCTCAGCGTGACGTTGTGCCCGACGCGGCGCTCACCGGCATCGAGCGCGTCGACGCCCGCCCACATCCGCATCAACGTCGACTTGCCGGCGCCGTTGGGACCGACCAGGGCGATCTTGCGGCCGCGCTCGATGGCCACATCCACATGGTCGTACACCGTCAGGTCGCCGTAACGTTTCGACGCCCCGGTCAGCTCCAAGACAATGCGGCCGCTGCGGGCGGGTTGCGGAAAGCGGAAGTGAACGGTGCGCACGCCGCCGTCGGGCGGTTCAAGCCGATCGATCTTGTCGAGCTGCTTGATGCGGCTCTGCACCAGCGCGGCCTTAGAGGCCTGGTAGCGGAAGCGACTGATGAACGCCTCGACGCGCGCGATTTCTTCCTGCTGCAGCCGATAGGCCTCTTCCTGTTGCTGTCGCCGCTCCTCCTTCTCGACCAGGTAGTGGCTGTAGTCGCAATCGAAGTCGCTGAGCCGGCCGCGCGACAGCTCGGTGATGCGAGTCACCGTCTGATCGAGGAAATAGCGATCGTGCGCAACCATGACGACGGTGTGCGGATAGCTGCGCAGGAACGCCTCCAACCAATCGCGCGCTTCGATGTCGAGATGGTTGGTCGGCTCGTCGAGCAGGAGCAGCGAGGGTTCGCGCAGCAGCAGGGTGGCGAGCGCGATGCGCATTTGCCAACCGCCAGAGAACTCGCCGCAGTCGCGTGCGAAGTCGCTGGTCTGAAAGCCGAGGCCGGCGAGCACCGACTCGGCGCGACTCTCGAGATCGTAGCTGCCGTGCGTGTCCCACGCCTCGCGCGCCTCGGCGTAGGCCGTCATCAGCGCGTCGTGTTCGGGATCATCGGCGGCGGAATGGGCGAGGGCTTCTTCGAGGCGCTGGCACTCGGCGGCGATGACACGGATGTGATCGAACGCGGTCATCGCCTCCGCCAGCACCGTGCGTCCCTGCAGCCCCATGACCTCTTGCGGCAGGTAGCCGATGGTGGCGCCTTTCGGCACGCTCAGCGATCCGCCGTCCGCTTCGACTTCGCCGGCGATGATGCGCAGGAAGGTCGACTTCCCCGAGCCGTTGGCGCCGACCAGCGCGACCCGCCCGCCCAGCGGCACGAACCAGTTCACATGATCGAGAACGACCTGACCCCCGAAGGCCTTCTGTAAGTCGGCGACCGTTAGCACAGCCGGTTTTTGTAGCCGGGCGAGCGTGCCGCCGCAAGCCGCCCGCTTGCAACTTTCTGCCGCCTCTTCTATCCAACCTGCACCTTCAATCCAAAAAAGGGGGGAGTCTCGATGCAGACCGTTCGCGTCGGCAACATCAACCTCGCGTACTACACCTACGGCACGGGCTTTCCGGTCTTGATGATTCAAGGGCTCGGCGGTCGCGCGGCGGACTGGTCGAATGTGCCGGCGACACTGGGCGAGCGGTTTCAGGCGATCACGTTCGACAATCGCGGCACCGGCAAGTCGGACAAACCCGACGAAGAGTACAGCCTCAACACCATGGCCGACGAGGCCGTCGCGGTGCTCGACGCGATCGCCGGCTCGAGCACGCCGGCGCATGTCGTCGGCGTCTCGATGGGTGGGATGATCGCGCAACTGGTTGCGCTGCGGCATCCGCAGCGAGTGAAGAAGCTGGCGCTGTTGTCGACCACCCCGGGCGGATCGCATACGGTGCCGCCGTCACCAATGGCGATGCTGGCGTTGATGCCGGACCTCACCAAGCCGCCCGAAGAAATCGTGCGCAACGCGATGCGCGCGATCACCGCGCCCGGGTTTGCCGATGCGCATGCCGAGATCTTGCGCGAGATCGTGGCGACCGCGCTTAGCGCGCCGACGCCGCAATTCGTCTTCGCCCGCCAAATGGCGGCGGTCATGGCGAGCGATCGCTACGAACGCTTGCGCGAGATCAGTGCGCCGACGTTGGTGCTGCACGGCGACGTCGATCCGCTCGTGCCGTACGCCAACGGCGAAATCGTCGCGTCGCGGATTCCAGGAGCGACGCTGCACACCTTGCGCGGCTGCGGTCATCTGGCGATGTGGGAGCAGCCGCGCGAGCTGACCGCGGCGTTGTTGGAGTTCCTGTCGTGAGTCCGCAGCGTATGAGCCATTGAATCCATGTCGCTGTTTCTGCGCATCACCGCCGCCGTGTCGTTGTTGTGGGCGGTGCTCTTGGTGCCTGGCCAATCGATCTATCTGGTCGGAGAACGGGCCACGCCGCTGCACCATGCCCTCGCCAACGGTCTCGGCATCGCAAGCGTGGTATTCGCGGTCATGTTCTGGCGCGCCGCCGCCGATCCGCCGCACGAGCGGACTGCCGTGTACGGCGCGATGCTGTTGATGGCGTTCAGGGTGGCGAACGATCTCTACGAGTTGCTCAGTCTGTTGCAGGGGCCGGAAGCCTTTCCCAGTATGCTCGACATGATCGCGAGCCTGGCGTTACTGGTCGGCATGCTGCAAGCGTTGCCGGCGACGTTGGCGGCGGGCCGAACGCCGCCGGCGGCGTAGTCGAACGGGGGGCTGCGGCTACACGATAGCGACGGGATAGCCGGGCGACTCAATCGTGCGCTCGCGCGTTCCCCAGCGGCCCGGAATCTCGCTCGCGCACCGCGGGCAACGGCCGTCGCCCAGCAACACCCGCTGCACACGAAAACCGGTGCGCTCGACCACAGTCGTGTCGCACGCTGGGCAGCGCGTGTCTTCGAATCGTCCGACGTGACCGGGCAGATTGCCCGCATAGACGAAGCGCAGGCCGGCGCTGCGCCCGATGGCGACCGCGCGCAGCAGCGTGTCGGCCGTCGTGCGATCGCGATCGATCATCTTGTAGTCGGGATGGTACGCGGTGACGTGCCACGGGATGTCGCGCGACACCGACGCCAGGAAGCCCGCCAGCGCGCTGAGTTCGCTGTCCGAATCGTTGAAGCCGGGCACGATCAGCGTCACCACTTCGAGCCAGAAGTCCATCGCCACCAGTCGGCGGATCGTATCGAGGACGGTGGCGAGCACGCCGCCGAGTTTGCGGTACTGTTTGTCGTTGAAGCCCTTGAGATCGACTTTGTAGAGATCGACCCACGGCCGCAAGTAGTCGAGCACTTCGGGCGTCGCGTTGCCGTTGGAGATGTAGGCGGTCAGCAAGCCGTGCGCGCGCGCCACCTTGAACACCTCGACCGCCCACTCGCTGGTGATGAGCGGCTCGTTGTACGTACTGGCGACGATCTCGGCGCCGTAGTCGAGCGCGAGTCGCACGATCTGCTCGGGCGTCATGCGGCGCGGCGCCGTGCCTGCGGCGGGATCACGCAGCGCTTGTGAGGTCAGCCAGTTCTGGCAATAGCCGCAGTGGTAGTCACAGCCGAGCATGCCGAAGCTGAGCGCCAGCGCGCCGGGGCGGGCGTGGAAGAACGGCTTTTTCTCGACCGGATCGCACTGGAGCGCCGCGACATAGCCGGTCGGCACCTGCAGCGTCCCGCCGCGATTGAAGCGCACTTTGCAGATCCCGATCTTGCCGTCGGGCAAGAAGCAGCGATGACCACAGGCGACGCAGCGCAGCGCCTGGTCGGGTAAGCGCTCGTACAGCTCGCCGGCGCTGGTGCGTTGCTCGAGCAGGCTTTGCAGATTCGCTGCCGCGGGAGTTGTCGGCATGAGTGGAGTATAGCAGAGAGGAGTAGGGAGACGGGAGATAGAAGTCAGGAGTCAGAATTCAGAAGTCAGAATGACGGAGAATGGAGGACGCGATGGAGAGGGTTGCAGCAAGAACGTTCCGGGATCTCATTGTGTGGCAACGGGCCCACGCGCTTGTGTTGCAAGTCTACCGTCACTCGGTGGCGTTTCCGAAAACCGAAACATACGGGCTCGTCTCTCAAATCCGCCGTGCGGCTGTCTCGATTCCAGCGAACATCGCTAAGGTTTCAAGAAGGGTGGGCGCGCCGACAAGGCCAGGTTCCTCAACATCGCTCAGGAGTCACTCGAAGAAGTGCGCTACTACGCCATCCTGACCGCGGACCTTGGATTCGTGCGAAAGGACGTCCTGCTTCCCGACGTAGAAGAGGTCAGTCGCTTGCTCGAAGCATACTTCCGAAAGATCCTGAATTCCGACTCCTGACTCCTGACTTCTGAATTCAGAGTTCTGACTTCTTCCGCATCATGCTCCCCTCCTGCCTCGCCGTGATGGCCCGCTATCCCGAAGTCGGTACGGTGAAGACGCGGCTGGCGGGCGCCATCGGCGCCGAACGCGCGTGCGCGCTGTACCGGGCGTTCCTGCGTGATCTCGACGCACGTTTCGCGCCGCAGCCGGGGCGCGAATTGGTATGGCTCTTTCATCCTCCCGAGCGCGACTTCGCGGCGATCGTATCGGCGGGGTCGCGCTGCGTGGCGCAGACCGGACGTGACCTCGGTGAACGGATGCACGCCGGCTTCGTACGCTTGCTCGGCGAGGGTTTCGCGAAGGTCCTCATGATCGGGGCTGATGTTCCGCACATCCGCGACGAATGGCTCGACGACGCCGAGCGCGCGCTCGATCACGCCGACGTTGTCCTCGGTCCGACCGCCGACGGCGGGTACTATCTGATCGCAATGCGGGAGCCGCACGACGTCTTCAGCGGCATTGCGATGAGCACATCCGAAGTGTTGGCGCAGACACAGGCAAAGGCGGCCGCAGCCGGGCTGCGCGTTCATCTACTGCCGCCGAGTTTCGACATCGACGAGGAAGCTGACGTCGTGCAGTTACGCGAGTTGCTCGCGCACTCGGCCTGGGCGGCTCGTTTGCGAGCCACCGCAGCCGAGTTGCGCAACTGGCTTTGAGGCAGCGCGCCCCGAGAGCTACTTCCCGCCCCCCGTGACCAGCTTGCTGAACTGCGAGATGGGGATCGTGTAGCCCAGCGTCAAGGTCCATGGATTCGGGTTGAAGCCGAAGTTGATGTTTCCACGAGCCACCAGATAGCCGAGTGACTCGGTAACCGGCACGTTCAACTCCATGTCGAATCCAGTTCCCCAACTGCTTCGGAACGCGGCGACTTCGTTTTCGACCAGGATATCTCTTGAAGTGGAATTCACGAACTTCGGTGTTTCGACGTTTACCGCCCCAAGCCGGACCAACAGCTCCGCAATCGGGGCAGGCTTGGGAGCCGCTGTGACGTTCGACGCCCCAGAGGCCTCAGCGGCTTGAGCTCCGTCGCCGAGCGGAACGCCGAAGACCGCTGCGAAGCCGATCAGGTAGCGTTCGTGCACATCGAGAATCTGGCGGTCGGTGTTCAGCGTCAGCGACGGCTCGAAGTTGAGTGATGCGCGGATGGGGGAGTCTTCTCCGCAGTGCTGGTATGCATGGACCAGTTTACGAGATTCCATCCGGGCGTCAGCTCTCCATAGAAGTCGCTCGAGCCGGCGATTCCTGCCGCCCCCGTATTACTG is a window from the Deltaproteobacteria bacterium genome containing:
- a CDS encoding ABC-F family ATP-binding cassette domain-containing protein codes for the protein MEEAAESCKRAACGGTLARLQKPAVLTVADLQKAFGGQVVLDHVNWFVPLGGRVALVGANGSGKSTFLRIIAGEVEADGGSLSVPKGATIGYLPQEVMGLQGRTVLAEAMTAFDHIRVIAAECQRLEEALAHSAADDPEHDALMTAYAEAREAWDTHGSYDLESRAESVLAGLGFQTSDFARDCGEFSGGWQMRIALATLLLREPSLLLLDEPTNHLDIEARDWLEAFLRSYPHTVVMVAHDRYFLDQTVTRITELSRGRLSDFDCDYSHYLVEKEERRQQQEEAYRLQQEEIARVEAFISRFRYQASKAALVQSRIKQLDKIDRLEPPDGGVRTVHFRFPQPARSGRIVLELTGASKRYGDLTVYDHVDVAIERGRKIALVGPNGAGKSTLMRMWAGVDALDAGERRVGHNVTLSYFAQDRGANLDPDKTVLDVVTEAAPVALVPQVRTLLGAFLFSGDSVYKRTRVLSGGERSRLALATLLLHPMNCLLLDEPTNHLDLAAKEVLLQALLDYTGTIVFVAHDRYFLDHLPDEVLEVGHGTAVRYLGNYEAYLAKKALEAAAPYQPAIVSRPAPPRATNGERQADAGERAAAKRAAREIEKRARDAADIERLIAEKEERLGSLTATINDPEFYQRHPNPQTVFSEFAKLKDEVESLYAKLERLERRAPEIAPTA
- the amrS gene encoding AmmeMemoRadiSam system radical SAM enzyme; this encodes MPTTPAAANLQSLLEQRTSAGELYERLPDQALRCVACGHRCFLPDGKIGICKVRFNRGGTLQVPTGYVAALQCDPVEKKPFFHARPGALALSFGMLGCDYHCGYCQNWLTSQALRDPAAGTAPRRMTPEQIVRLALDYGAEIVASTYNEPLITSEWAVEVFKVARAHGLLTAYISNGNATPEVLDYLRPWVDLYKVDLKGFNDKQYRKLGGVLATVLDTIRRLVAMDFWLEVVTLIVPGFNDSDSELSALAGFLASVSRDIPWHVTAYHPDYKMIDRDRTTADTLLRAVAIGRSAGLRFVYAGNLPGHVGRFEDTRCPACDTTVVERTGFRVQRVLLGDGRCPRCASEIPGRWGTRERTIESPGYPVAIV
- a CDS encoding TIGR04282 family arsenosugar biosynthesis glycosyltransferase; the protein is MLPSCLAVMARYPEVGTVKTRLAGAIGAERACALYRAFLRDLDARFAPQPGRELVWLFHPPERDFAAIVSAGSRCVAQTGRDLGERMHAGFVRLLGEGFAKVLMIGADVPHIRDEWLDDAERALDHADVVLGPTADGGYYLIAMREPHDVFSGIAMSTSEVLAQTQAKAAAAGLRVHLLPPSFDIDEEADVVQLRELLAHSAWAARLRATAAELRNWL
- a CDS encoding alpha/beta hydrolase; the protein is MQTVRVGNINLAYYTYGTGFPVLMIQGLGGRAADWSNVPATLGERFQAITFDNRGTGKSDKPDEEYSLNTMADEAVAVLDAIAGSSTPAHVVGVSMGGMIAQLVALRHPQRVKKLALLSTTPGGSHTVPPSPMAMLALMPDLTKPPEEIVRNAMRAITAPGFADAHAEILREIVATALSAPTPQFVFARQMAAVMASDRYERLREISAPTLVLHGDVDPLVPYANGEIVASRIPGATLHTLRGCGHLAMWEQPRELTAALLEFLS
- a CDS encoding helix-turn-helix transcriptional regulator, whose translation is MTHLLGERVRALRQSRGLRVADVAAAAGITASQLSRIERGLITADDALIRRLAASLDPSCEDELLLLAGRLPPDLQTILQTHPAESALLLREHFGTATTAATPAAGVPVVPAQLVTAITQWAIRTADDVVLDPSCGDGAFVAAAAARLIELGRTPPAALNQIHGYDADTEACARATRRLREVTGSAARQIQRLAFLRVESPARLPFHRSGPPAVTVVLGAIEHTEPARRRHATAATARAHARRVAAEAGIALPDTAPPWAALVIHAASFVRPGGRLALIVPAAMVHAHYAADVRSYVAQLFPALTVATFTRPLPGFGEVAALLGDAAGDAGVRTRRVNDAAELTAALATTDSDARVAEPTSLRWSGASLPTPGRALLRELQRDGVLRRLGDLVHIDSGIVSGANHFFQLTAARAAGIDPTFLRPLLPTANANPGLIVHAADWEAWRNAGKPSFLLTIPPAAKLNRATRAYLDDGERQGLPARATCRRRPVWYVLPRTPAPAALLTYLCGRLPRMLLNDASVTHVNALHSVRPRAGVNTAAVAASFLNTAALLGCELLGRHMGNGVLKLEPAEVENLLVAYPPHLDDGERTALLDEADALWRTGRADDAIALGDRTVLQGALGVEASVLDKLRRCYESERDRRCAPARVRTAALNEVEI